The genomic window ACGCACCGCGGCGCCGGCGGGCACGCGCTGGTGTCGGCGACTTCGAGGCGGACCTTGCCGATGGAGCCGTCACGGAGGCCGGACAGCAGCAGCCGCATCACCGCCGGGCGCCCGGTGTGGACGACCGCGTTGGTGACCAGCTCGGAGACGAGCAGGGTCAGCGTCTCGGCGAGCGGCTCGTCAACTCCTATCCCGGACCCGGCGAGCCGTGAACGGGCCCATCTCCGTGCACGACCCACCTCTGCGGGGTCGGGCCGGATCTCCAGCTGCACTTGAAGCACCTGCACCGCTCACACCATCCGAACCGGCGGACACATCGCCGCACGCCCCTCAGGGGCCACGATCGTGGTCATCTGCTGCCTGGCCGACGCCACCGCCGTCGACACCATCGGCACCGGGATCACGGAACGTGATCCCCTTACAGGACAGCATGGTTGACGTACAGTCACCCCAACAAGCGCTTCGGGCATATTCCAGCGCGAAGGAGTACGCCTACGGCATACTGTGCGACGCTCATCGCGGGGAGTCGAACAGACCGGAGCGACGGGACTCCGGCCCACTTCACGAGCGCCGGGCACCGCCGGATCCGGGGCCGCCACAGGGGCAACACCGGCTCGGCTCGACCTCGGAACCACTCGCATCCCCCAGAAGGTACCGGAGTACGACTCCGACTCCAGGCCGTGACAAGTCACACCTAGGACACAACCCGGTATCAACGCTCGGTAATTCCGGTATGCCACGTTCCGCGACATTCGACCGATCCTCTGCCACACACTTCCGCACCTGCCCTGGTCAGCGCGGTCAGCCCGCCCCGGCCAGCAGTTCCTCCGCCAACAACTCCTCACTCTCCGTAATCGATCCGCCACGTTCTGCCCGTACCCACGCGCGCTTCAGACACAGATGTACGTCGGCCTCCCAGGTGAACCCCATACCGCCGTGCACCTGAAGACAGTCGCGCGCGCCGCGCACCGCCGCCTCGTCGGCCAGCAGCCGAGCCGCCGCGATGTCCACCGGGTCACCGGTCACGGCCGCCGCGTACACCGCCGCCCGCGCCACCTCCACCCGCACCAGCAGCTCCGCGCACAGATGCTTGACCGCCTGGAACGCCCCGATCGGCCGCCCGAACTGCTCCCGCGTCCGCGCGTGTTGCACCGCCAGCTCACAGGCCCGGACGGCCGTACCCAGTTGCTCGGCAGCGGTGAGCAGCACGAAGGGATCATCCGGGCGGGCGGAAGAGACATCCGCCGACACCCGGTGCAACGGCGTCAACGGGTCAACCGACCGCAACGCGACCGCCCCGGCCGCGACAGCACCACTCCCGCCCCCCACCACCACATCCGCCTCGTCCAGCCACTCCACCAGCCCTCCACCCCCGACGGCGGTCACCACGGCCTCCCCGGTCGCCGCCCCCGGCACCGTCCCCGCCGCGAGATGCGTGGCCACCAGCGGCCCGGGCAGCAGCACCCGCCCCGCCTCTTCGAACAGCAACACCGCCTCCGGCAGCCCGAGCCCGACGCCACCCTCCGCCTCCGTCAACCGCAACGCGAAGAACCCGGCCGCCCCCAACTCCCGCCAGAGGCCCCGGTCCAGCCCACCGCCGTCGACGGCGGCCCACAACGCTTCCCGCCCGAAGCGCCGCGCCAACAGCCCCCGCACCCCGTCCCGCAGCGCCCGCTGGTCCTCAGTGAGTTGAAAGCGCATGGCCAAGTACCCCTTGTCAACACCGAGTAGGACAGCGCGCCCCTGCTTTCAGGGGGCGCGGGGACCGCGCGACAAGCCCCCACCGGACCGCAGCCGCGACACCATTCGCAGCCCCCACCCGGAGCGCCACCGCTTCCCCCAGCGGAGCGTCACCCCTTGGGCAGCCCCAAGATCCGCTCACCCACGATGTTCCGCTGAATCTCCGACGTCCCCGCCGCGATCGTGTACGACAACGAACTGAGCCGATCGAGAACCCACCCCCGCCCGAGGTCGAGCGCATCGGGCCCGAGCACATCCGCGGCCACGTCGTACAACTCCTGACGCACACGCGAGTACCTCAGCTTGAAAACCGAACCCCCCACCCCCGGCACCCCTCCGGAGGACTCCGACTCGCTCACGTTCCACTGCGTGAGCCGCCACAGCGCCCGGAACTCGGCGTTCAGCCGCCCCAGCCGCCGCCGGACAACGGGGTCGTCCCAGCGCCCGTTCGCCCGCGCCTCCCGGGCCACCTCGCCCAACACCCGCCGACACGCGACCACTTCCCCCACGAACGCGGTCCCGCGCTCGTACGACAGGGTCACCATGGTCACGCGCCAGCCGTCGTTCTCCTCCCCGACCCGGTTGGCGACCGGCACGCGCACCTCGTCGAGGAAGACCTCGGCGAACTCGGTGGAGCCGGCGAGGGTGCGCAGGGGCCGTACGGTCACGCCCGGCGCGTCCATGGGCAACGCCAGCCAGGAGATCCCCCGGTGCTTGGGCGCCGAGGTGTCCGTCCGTACCAACAGCTCGCACCAGTCGGCGACTTCGGCGTGCGAGGTCCAGATCTTCGACCCCGTCACCACGTACTCGTCGCCGTCCCTGCGCGCCCGCGTGCGCAGCGCCGCGAGGTCGGACCCGGCGTCCGGCTCGCTGAACCCCTGACACCACACCTCCTCGCCGCGCAGCACGGGCGGCAGCCAGCGTGCCCGCTGTTCGGCGGTCCCCTCGGCGGCGATGGTGGGCCCTGCGTGCAGCAGTCCCACGAAGTTGGCGCCGACGTACGGGGCGCCCGCCTTCTCGGTCTCCTCCAGGAAGATCAGCCGCATGGTCGGGGAGGCGTCCCAGTGGACGTCGGCGTACCCGGCGTCGTACAGCGTCCGCTGCCAGCCGAGGTCGTACGCGCGCCGCCCCGGCCAGTCGTCGGGCGACGGCTTCGGCGGCAGCGAGGGAAGAACCTTCGCCAGCCACTCCCGCAGCCGCCCCCGGAACTCCTCCTCCTCCGGGCTGTACGCGAGATCCATGACCCGGCATCCGTTACTTGTCGAAGTCCAGGTCGAGCATGCGGATCGCGTTGCCCCGCATCAGCTTGTAGACCGTCTCGTCGTCGAGGCCCTTCACATGGTCGAGGGCGACTTCCTTGGTGTGCGGGAAGGTCGAGTCGACGTGCGGATAGTCGGTCTCGAAGGTCGCGTTGTCGCGCCCCACCACGTCCAGCGAGGCGACCCCGTGCTTGTCGCGGAAGAAGCAGCAGAACATCTGGCGGTAGTAGTACGTCGACGGCGGCTCGGGGATCAGGTCCCGCACCCCGCCCCAGGCGCGGTGCTCCTCCCACACGTCGTCGGCCCGCTCCAGGGCGTACGGGATCCAGCCCATCTGGCCTTCGCTGTAGGCGAGTTTGAGGGTCGGGAACTTCACCAGGACCCCGCTGAAGAGGAAGTCCATCATCGAGGCCATCGCGTTGTTGAAGGAGAGCGAGGCCTGGACGGCGGGGGGTGCGTCGGGGGAGGCGGCCGGCATCTGGGAGCTGGAGCCGATGTGCATGTTGATGACGGTCCCGGTCTCCTGGCAGACCGCGAAGAACGGGTCCCAGTAGCCGGAGTGGATGGAAGGCAGACCGAGGTAGGTGGGGATCTCGGAGAAGGTCACGGCCTTCACCCCCCGGGCGGCGTTCCGCTTGATCTCCTCGACCGCCAGTTCGACGTCCCAGAGGGGGATCAGGCACAGCGGGATCAGCCGGCCGCCGCTGTCGCCGCACCACTCCTCGACCATCCAGTCGTTGTACGCGCGCACGCAGGCCAGGGCGACCTCCTTGTCGTGCGCCTCGGCGAACGTCTGCCCGCAGAAGCGCGGGAAGGTGGGGAAGCAGAGCGAGGCCTCGACATGGTTGAGGTCCATGTCCGCCAGCCGCGCCTTGGGATCCCAGCATCCGCGCCGCATCTGCTCCCGCGTGATCCCCTCCAGCGTCATCTCGTCCCGGTCGAACCCGACGGCCGCGATGTTCCGCTTGTACGGGAACTTCAGGTCCTCGTAGATCCACCAGTCCGTGAGCTGCCCGGCCGGGTCCATCGTGATCTGGTACTTGCCGGCGACGTACGCGAGCTCACCGATCCCGGCGGTGAGGGGCTTGGGACCTCGATCGCGGTACTTCTCCGGGAGCCAGGTGTCGAAGAGGTGCGCGGGTTCGATCACATGGTCGTCGACGCTGATGACGCGGGGCAGTTCGGTCATGGGTCCCCCACTCGGGTGCCTCGAAATATCGTGCCTCGAATATCTGATGGACCGTCAGATTCTCCTCCACGAAGCAGGCTAGCCCCGACCCTCTGGACCGACAAGGCGCCGAGCCCTACGCTCTGCCCACAATCTGACTACCCGTCAGCTCCATGAGGGGGCCGCCGTGACCGACACCGCCCACGCGCTCAGCGAGTCCCGCACACTCTGGGAGCTGGTCTCCCGCCGCGCCGACCTCACCCCCGACCGGCCCGTCCTCCTCCAGGACGACCGCACGCTGAGCTTCGGCGAGCTGCGCCACCGGTCCGAGCGGGTGGCGGCCGGGCTGTACGACATGGGCGTACGCCCCGGCACGGTCGTCGCCTGGCAGCTGCCCACCCGCATCGAGACGGCCCTGCTCTCCTTCGCCCTGGCCCGCCTGGGCGCCGTCCAGTCCCCGGTCATCCCCTTCTACCGCGACCGGGAGGTCGGCTTCGCGCTACGGGAGTCGAAGGCGGAGTTCTTCGCGGTGCCGGGCGAGTGGCGGGGCTTCGACCACACGGAGATGGCACGGCGGCTGGCCGCGCGGGGAGTCTTCGAGGCGTACGACCGCCTCCCGGACGGCGACCCGTCGGTACTCCCCGCCCCACCGGCCGACGGCACCTCCGTCCGCTGGATCTACTGGACCTCGGGCACCACCTCCGACCCCAAGGGCGTCCTCCACACCGACCGTTCACTCATCGCGGGCGGCTCCTGCCTCGCCCACGCGCTACGGCTCACCCGGGACGACGTCGGCTCGATCGCCTTCCCGTACGCGCACATAGGCGGCCCGGACTACATGGTGATGCTCCTGCTGTACGGCTTCCCGGCGGTGATGTTCGAGCACTTCGCGCTGCCGGCCGCGCTGGAGGGCTACCGCAAGCACGGGGTGACGGTGGCGGGCGGGTCGACGGCGTTCTACTCGATGTTCCTGGCCGAGCAGCGGAAGCAGCCGGGCGTCCCGGTCGTCCCCTCCTTGCGACTGCTCGCGGGCGGCGGGGCACCGAAGCCGCCGGAGGTCTATCACTCCGTCGTACGGGAGATGGGCGTGCAGCTCACCCACGGGTACGGCATGACGGAGGTCCCGATGATCACGATGGGGGCGCCGGACGACTCGGTGGAGAACCTGGCGACGACGGAGGGGCGGCCGCCGGCGGGGATGGAGATCAGGATCGTGGACGGGGAGGTGCGGCTGAAGGGGGAGGCCGTCTGCCGGGGGTATGTGGATCCGGCGCAGTCGGCGGCGGCCTTCGACGCGGACGGGTTCTTCGTCACGGGCGACCTCGGACATGTCACCGACAGCGGTCACCTGGTGCTGACCGGCCGCCTCAAGGACGTCATCATCCGCAAGGGCGAGAACATTTCCGCGAAGGAGATCGAGGACCTGCTGCACCGGCATCCGGCCGTCCAGGACGTGGCGGTGATCGGGCTGCCGGACGCGGAGCGGGGGGAGCGGGTCTGCGCGGTGCTCGAACAGCCGCCGGGGGCCGGCCCCCTGACGCTGGATGACGTCAGCGACCACCTGCGCGAGGAAGGGCTGTCCGTCCACAAGCTGCCGGAGCAGGTGGAGGTGGTGGACGCCCTTCCGCGCAACGAGACCCTGCGGAAGGTCCTCAAGTACAAGCTGCGCGAGCGCTATTCGTGAACGGCTGTGCGCGAGCGGCTGTGCGCGAACGGCTTATTCGGGCACGGCTATTCGGGCACGGTGAAGTAGCGCGCGAACGCCGTCACGATCTCCGACTCGCTGACCTTGCCGTCGGTGTCGGTGTCGAGGGCGGCGGCGGTCGCGTTGGCGATCTGCTCGGGGACGCCGAGGGCCTTGAGGACCCGGGCGGTGTCCTCGACCGTGGCCGTGCCGTCCCCGTCGGAGTCCGCGACGGCGAGGGCCGCGTGCAGGAAGGGGCGGGCAATCTCGGCGAAGCGGTCGGGGTTGTCGCGCAGCCGCTTGACCGCGCCGTTCACGAACTCGTCCCGGGTGATGCGCTGGTCGCCGTCCCGGTCCGCGATTCCGGCCATGCCCTGCCAGAAGGCCTCGGCGCCGATGTACAGCGCCTGGCCCTTGTCGGACCGGGCGGTGGTGTCGAACTCGCTGAGAACCGCCTTGGTCGCCGCGTTGAAGTCCTCGCGGTCGATCCAGCCGTTGCCGTCCTGGTCGAAAGTGGCGAACCGGGCGGCGATCCTGCCCTCGTACTCGCTGCTGACCATGTCTCTTCGGGCCCGCCTTACGTCAAGTGGGGTGCTTCTCGGACGGAGCGTACGACGTGGGGGCCCGGGTCGGAGCGGGAAAGCGGCGCTTGTACCAAGACTGCGGGAATTCTGGAACAACCGTGTGGCCGCCGTGACGATGGGGGCACCTCCCGCTCGGGCGAAGCCGAGAGTGGGGGAAAGTGGGGAACCTCGAACCTATGTGCAGTTCAGGCCGACAGGGGGTCGGCCTCGTCGTCGGACTCCGGTGCGACCGCCGAGGGGACGTCCGGGTGGACGTCGAAGAGGCGGCGGACGCCGAGGGCGGCGAGAACGCGGTTGACGTGCGCGCCCTCGGCCGGGCCACCGCCCGCCCTGCCGTCGGCGGGGAGGATCAGCCGGAGGTGCCCCCGGCAGGAACGCATCAGCCGCCGGGTGGCGATCAGGACGCCCACGCCGCTGGAGTCGCAGAAGACGACGCCGGAGAGGTCGAGGACGAGACTTCGGCGGCCGTCCGCCACCGCCTCGTGCACCCGCTGGCGGAGCACGGGCGACGTCACCAGATCCATCTCTCCCGACACATGCAGCACAGCCCACTCACCGTGCCCGCCGTCGGTCACTTCGAACGCCACCGCGATGCCTCTCAGTCGCCGAACCGGAAGCCGATGCACCGCTTCCTGCTGCGCGGCTGCCCCGCCGTCGTTCCATGAAACACCCGTGGCCCACCGAAAGCGCGTGGCAAGCGAGCCATTTCAGGGGCCTTTTCGGTGCGATTTCCATCGAGTACGGTCACATGTGATCGACTATTGATCGTGAATGGATCCGACATGGTCCCTGGTGGTCGGATCCGTGCAGGGTAGGCACCATGCAAGGTCATACAGGGTCGTACAGGTATACGAAAGGCGGGCAGACGCCCACGTGAGCGGTGTGGCAACGGCTTGCGGACGAGGTTCATACCACCTTCAACCTTCTGAGGGGCGCACATTGCCATAAAGGGGCGTGCGCGGTCAGCGGTGCCGACTACATTCGGGACGGCAGCGCGGACAGGCTGGAATCGGGACGGAACCGGGCCGGGCCGACGGGGTCCGCGGCTCGGCGGGCATCAGGAACGGCGCAGGTACGAGCAGGGTGAGGGGGCCCGTATGGCGACGAAGGACGCACCGCCCCGCTGGGACCGCAGGATGCAGCAGCGGCTGGCGCACGGCGAGGCGGCGGCGCTCGGTGAGTTGTACGACCGGTTCGCGTCCCTCGTGCACGGGCTCGCCCATCGCGTCCTCGGCGACGAGTCGGCCGCCGACTCCCTCACTCGCGAGGTGTTCCTCCAGCTCTGGGAGAACCCCGAGTCGTACGACCCCAAGCAGGGCCCCCTGCGCTCCTGGATCGCGGCGCTGACCCACCGCCTGGCCGTGCAGCGACTGCGCGCCACCGAGACCGCCGCACTCGCCCGGGGCGGCGAGGGCACCACCGAGGACCTGGAGCGCAAGGTCCACCACGCCTCGGTCGCCGCCCGCGCCGACTACATAGTGCAAGCGATGCCCGCGCCCCTGCGCGCCGCCCTGGAACTCGCCTACTTCCAGCGCCGCGACTACCGCCAGGCCGCCACCGACCTCGGCGTCACCGAGGACGAGGCCCGCCGCCGCCTCCGCCTCGGCCTCCAGCTCCTCTCCACCGCCCACGACACCCGCCCCTCCGGAGCCCCGCCCGAATACGGGGGTGCGGTGTGACCGGCGGGACGAGCCCTTCGGGGGCGTACGACGAGGAGCCGGAGGGCCCCGAAGCCCAGGAGGAACCGGGGCGGACCCCGGCCTGGCCCGCGAGCGGGAGGGTGCCTTCGGCCAGGGTGCCGCTGGACGACGGGCCGCCGGACGCAGGCGGTACGCGGGAGCCCGGCGATTCCCACGGGTCGGACGGATCCGGCAGGCCGGACTCGGGCGACCCGCCAGGCCGCGGTGATACGGCGGAAGGTGACGGCGACGGCGACCCAGTGGGTCCCGGCGGCCACGGCGGCGGCAGCGGCCTCGGCGAGCCGCCCGGGCCCGGTGGGCCCCGGGGACCCGGCAACGGGGACGGTGGCGGTGGCGGTGGCGGTGACGAGCCGGTCGGGCCGCCGCGTATACCGCTACCGCGCGCCTCCGTGGAGGACAGCGGGCTGCCGCTGCCGGACCCCGCGCCCGAACCGACACCCCCGGCACCCGCAGCGCCGTCATCGGCGGTACCTCCCGCCCCGCCTGCCTCTCCCGTCTCCCCCGCTCCTCTCGTCCTTGAGCACCCCGTGCTGAAGGCGCTGCTCGGAGCCTGGGCGCTGGCGGTCTGTTCGGCGGAGGAGGCGTTGGCCGTCGAGGAGCATCTCGGGGAGTGCGGGTCGTGCGCGGACGAGGCGCGGCGGCTGCGGGAGGCCGTGGGGCTGCTGCATCCGCCGGAGAGCCTCGATCTCGATCCGTCGCTCCGTACCCAGGTACTGGACGTCTGTCTGGGCCGGCGCCCGCCCCGCATCCCCGTGCCGCGCTGGGCCGCCCCGTACGACGCGGAGGCCGCGCGGCTGGACGCGTTGCTGCAGGACATCGGGAGCGCGGACTGGCACGCGCCCGTACGGCTGCGCTGGTTCGAGGGCGAGGGGCCGGTGAGCCGTCGTACGACCGTCGCCGGAGTCATCGCCCACCTGCTCACCGTCGACGGCCTCGTCGCGATCGCCCTGGGCCTGGACGACCCGCTGGGCCTGCTCAAGGCGGACCCGGACAACGGCACGCCCGTGGCCCGCACCGAGGCGTACTGGAAGGCGTCCCACTTCCCGCCCACCCGCGCCGTCCGCGCGCCCTGGCGGGAGCAGAGCCATGACATCGTGCGCACGACGTCGTTCACGGGCGGCGGCAGCCCGGACGACTCCGACGGCTCGGACCGGCTGCCGGTCTCGTACGGCGGCTTCGAACTCCCCCTGCGGGACGCGATGCTGGACCGGGCGTTCGAGACCTGGATCCACGCGGAGGACATCGCCGAGGCCGTGGACTACCCGTACGAGCCGCCCTCCGGCCGCCATCTGCACGGCATGATCGACCTGGCGGCGCGCATGCTGCCCTCGTCCTTGGCCGAGCGCCGCCGGAACGGGCTGGCGTCTCCGCCCCCGCCCGGCCGCCACCTCGTGCCTGCCGGCACGCCCGGCCGCACCCTCCGCCTGGAGATCGAGGGCTCCGGCGGCGGCGAGTGGCTCATCCCCCTCGACTCCCCCGCGGCCCTCGGCTCCGCCGACCACGAGGTCGCCCACGTGGCCCTCGACGGCGTCGAATTCTGCCGACTGACCGCCGGCCACGTCCCTCCGGAGGACGCGGCGGCGGGCCAGAACGGCGACCGCAAGGCAATCAGGGACGTCCTGTTCGCGGCGGCGGCCATGAGCAGGATGTAGCGAAAGGGCGCCTGGTGACCGCCGGGTTCTCAAGGGGCGCGGGGAACTGCGCGATCAGCCCCCACGCACCCGCGGCCGCGATCCCGCACGCACCCCCGAGCTACTGGGCGCCCCAGCCCGGCGGAGCCTCCGCGCGGAGCCCCTACGCGAAGACGACCGTCCGTCGCCCGTTCCTCAGGATCCGGCGCTCGGCGTGCCACTTGACCGCCCGCGCCAGCGCCTGGCACTCCACATCCCGCCCGATCGCGACGAGCCCCTCGGGCGTCACCCCGTGCCCCACGCGCTCGACCTCCTGCTCGATGATCGGCCCCTCGTCGAGGTCGGCGGTGACATAGTGCGCCGTCGCCCCGATCAGCTTCACACCACGGGCGTGCGCCTGGTGGTACGGCTTCGCGCCCTTGAAGCTCGGCAGGAAGGAGTGGTGGATGTTGATGATGCGGCCGTTGAGCTGCTTGCAGAGGTCGTCGGAGAGCACCTGCATATAGCGGGCCAGGACGACCAGCTCGACGTTCTCCTCGCGCACGATCGCCAGCAGCCGCGCCTCGGCCTCGGCCTTGTTGTCCTTGGTCACCGGGATGTGGTGGAAGGGGACGTCGTACGACGCCACCAGCTCGGCGAAATCGCTGTGGTTGGAGACCACGGCCGCGATCTCCACCGGCAGCGCCCCCGTACTGGCCCGGAAGAGCAGGTCGTTCAGGCAGTGGCCGAACTTGCTGACCATGAGGACGACGCGCATCTTCTCGTCGGCCCGGTTGATCTGCCAGTCCATCTGGAAGGAGTCACCGATCGCCGCGAAGCTGGCCCGTAGCTTCTCGACGCTCACCGGCGCCTCCGCCGAGAAGTGCACACGCATGAAGAACAGACCCGTGTCGTGGTCGCCGAACTGCTGGCTGTCCTCGATGTTGCAGCCGGTCATGAAGAGGTAGCTCGACACGGCGTGCACGATTCCCTGCTTGTCCGGGCAGGCGAGGGTGAGGACGTACTGGTCGGCGGGGGCCGCGGCTCGGGTGGACTGCTCGTTCATGCCCGACAGGGTCCCATATGGCCCAACCATGTCGGCAATCGTCCCGAGGACCGGACCGCCCGCCTCCCTCCTCACCGCCGCCCCCGGCTCCTGCCGGCAGCCGGCCGCCGATCGCCGGCCTACGCCGCCCGCGTCATGATCCGCAGCACCTCGAGCGTTCGCGGCGGCGCGTCCGGGTCCTCCCCGTCGCTCACGGAGAGGCGCACATGGGCCTCCCGGGCGGCGCGGACGGCCTCGGGCCAGGCCTCGTGGTCGAGATACGCGGAGACGGGGGCGTCCGGGCCGACCTGGTGCATGATCCGCAGCACGCGCAGCACGGCGGAGTCGACGAGGGCCGCCTCCTGCGCGTCACGGAATATCGTGCCCACGTACTTCTCGGCGGACCAGTTGTCGAGCCAGGTGTCCTCGACCAGGCGGTACACGGCGTCGGTGACGTCCCCGTACCCGTCGACACCGGCCAGCCAGACGTTCTGCTGGAACGCGGGGTCGGAGAGCATGTGCAGCGCGGAGCGCACATTGCTGCGCCAGCGCCACCACGGCATGTCGTTCAGTGGCATGCCGCCCATGGTGGATGAGCGACGCCCGTGACGGGAAGGGTTCTCCGAACCTTGGACGGTCATCGATCGTGCGTTCCTCTCTGCAACCACTCGAAAATACGATCGTAGCTCCCCGTAATTCACCTCTCGGCCACCTCTCGTTGACCGTCCGTCACGCCCAGGTTGGTGATATGGCGGAATCGTGCGGAGCCATGACCGGCTTCCAGGCACGACGTACAACCCTGCCCAAAGGCCTCGCCAAAGGCCTGGTCAGAGTCACCACCCTCGCGGCGTGCGCGTCGTTCGTCGTCGGGTGCGGGGCCATCCCTGGTACCGCGGGGGGTTCCGGGGATGGCCCCATCACCGTCATGACCTGGGCCCCGGAGAAGACCGCCGCCACCAACAAGCCAGGCATGCCCGCGATGGCCAAGGCGTACGCCCGCTGGATCAACGCCAACGGCGGCATCGACGGCCGTGAGCTGAAGATCCTCACCTGCAACGACAAGAACGACACCGTGGCCGCCGCGAAGTGCGCCCGCCGCGCCGCCTCGGAGAACGTCGTCGCCGTCGTCGGCTCCTACAGCCAGCACGGCCGCGCCTTCCTCGCCCCGCTGGAGTCCGCGGGCATCCCCTACATAGGCGGCTACGGCGTCACCGACGACGAGTTCGCCAGCGCCCTGTCCTACCCCGTCAACGGCGGCCAGGCCTCCCTCATGGCCGGCCTCGGCGAACAGCTCTCGAAGGCCTGCGGCCCGGTCGCCCTCGTACGCCCCGACTCGATCGCCGGCGACCAGCTGCCGCTGCTGCTGGACTCGGGGCTGAGGTCGGGCGGCCACGGCAAGTCCGAGGACCAGCTGGCCGCCGAGGACGCGACCGAGTACGGGGAGCACGCCCGGGAGGCGCTGCGGCGGGCCACCATCGACCCGGCTGCCGAGGGATGCGTCGTGCCCGCGCTCGGCGACCGCACCTTCACCTTCATGGACTCCTTCCGCCGCGACCGCGACGACTACCCCGATGTCCGC from Streptomyces sp. DSM 40750 includes these protein-coding regions:
- a CDS encoding ABC transporter substrate-binding protein, translated to MTGFQARRTTLPKGLAKGLVRVTTLAACASFVVGCGAIPGTAGGSGDGPITVMTWAPEKTAATNKPGMPAMAKAYARWINANGGIDGRELKILTCNDKNDTVAAAKCARRAASENVVAVVGSYSQHGRAFLAPLESAGIPYIGGYGVTDDEFASALSYPVNGGQASLMAGLGEQLSKACGPVALVRPDSIAGDQLPLLLDSGLRSGGHGKSEDQLAAEDATEYGEHAREALRRATIDPAAEGCVVPALGDRTFTFMDSFRRDRDDYPDVRTGTVLGSVDQTVIDATGGRSGPYEGSYVTGWYPAETDKRWDEMKKVIKEHAFGDNRIDPADPGVQTTWIAYTVLKAAIEGIGDGEVTSQRIRRVLDDGLKVTTGGLTPTLSWRFEDLIASAGFPRLINPEVTFQVVRKGQLVAARRGFVNVEKTLVDAEN